The following is a genomic window from Nymphaea colorata isolate Beijing-Zhang1983 chromosome 3, ASM883128v2, whole genome shotgun sequence.
aaaagagaaaaccaaaattcaagctTTTTCTATGATCTTGAGTACAATGCGACCTAATGACAAGGTTGAAACTCGTTCagagtcttcattttttttttttcaaataattgaggTAGGTAACAACTATGTTTTCATGTTCACAACTTGTTTAAGGTTTTTTTCTTACAGAAAATATGtgtttaaaaggaaaaacaatgtACCTTAACTAAGATTAGTTATAATTAAAGTGGACTGaggtgtttcttttttcttttttcttttggacgAGAGTGTATaagtttaaatataaaaatttaaatgagCCGTGTTCATGCTCCACCAACATGGCAACATGGAGAATCGAAATCCACCGTTTAcctcaaaaaatatgaaaaaacgtCCAAAAATTCATTGCTGAACCATGTTTTGGTCATCTGACAACATCAGACAGCCGGCATATTTTAATTGCCCTAACAATAATATCCATCCAAAAACTTCTGAACCTCATAAACGcctaaacaaaacataaaaaaatgtaccaCAAGCAGCCGTCAAAGCTAAATTTGCAATACcaaagaaaagtaaaagaaagaatatATCAAACTCACGAAGTAAGGAAAGTAGATTGTTTAATTAAAAAGGGATGATAGACAAAGgtgttgatttattttttctccaactcgatccaaaatccaagatcATGGAAGGCCACAGAAGGACAAGAGACAGCAGGCTTCCCGCAGGTCAGGCGAGACCCACCCGCGCATCGTCTCCGTAGAGGGCGCGTCGGCTGATCACCTGCCCCTGAGGAGGGCCTTCTCGGCGCTGTCCACCTCCTCGAGGATGCGGGCCTTGCGCTTGGCCGGAATGGGCGCAGTGGGGCCGAAGCTGATGTAGTGGCCGGAGACGGCGTTCAGCGCCGAGTACATGTCCCTGAACGACGACCTCCCGAGGAGCTCCTTCTCCCTCCTGTACTTGGCCACCCACGTGGTGGACGCCTCCCGCAGCTCCGCCACCGCAGACGCCACGTTCGGATCTGACCTGTCCAGCCCCAGTGTCGTCCTCAGCTTCCCGATCACCTCCGACGTCTCCTTCTTGTACTCATCGTCCGACGCCGCATGCGCCGGCGGCGGCTCCCGCAGCACCAGCAGCAGTgacgccgctgccgccgccgtgCTTGTCGTCAGGAGGGTTCGGCGGGTGGACCGGGAAGAGGAGGCGGGCGTCGGGCGAAGGTGGTTGGGGGAAGCACTTGTGGTCGACGCGGTGGTGACGCTTGTGGTCGGTGGGAGGAGCTTCAGGTGGGAGGTCGGGGTGAAGAGGGATTGGGTGGTCGACATTGTCCTCTCAGAAAGGAAGAGGGAGTAGCAGAGGAAAGGATCCCTTCAGAGAGAGAATGTCTCACGGTGTCGCTTTAAGAAAGAGAACGAGAGACGCCCaccttgatttttctttgtatGGCTACCGGAAATGGCagtcacagagagagagagagagagagagagagagagagagaaagagagagagagtgagagtgagaatgagagagagatttggtTGCAGATGAGGAAGACGAATGGGGATGAAGCTCTCGCTCTACGTGGCTTATCTGCTTATCCACTTCCCTTGGTACTCTTGGGCCAGCATCTTAGATATTTGTTAGTCGCTGCACGGGCTTCTGATCTGGATCCAGACTCAGACCAGAATCATGCTGAGTCCCTTGGCCCAGTTATAAAGTCCTGGTTCAATGCGGAAGGGCTTGGAGAGAGGCCGAATGCTGAGCTGGGTCAAGCGCCGCTGCACCAACCAACAACAGATCCAAACTCCTGCAGATGGAATGTGTTTTACATCCAGCATATGATATTTCATATGCTATATTGGTGCTATGGACTCAAAATGTCTCGGGCAGATGGATTTGGCTTAGAGAAAAGGTACAAATTAAACATTTCGCAAAGAAACCTAACAAGATCGCCCTCTCAGGAAAAACGACAATGACCTTAActtttattaactttttatttatGTCCTAAAAAAGTTACCGTTGTGCCCATATTATTGATTTAGTAAGAACCATCACTTGGTTTGCTCAAACTATGGCACTTGTATGTCCTTGCAAGAATTAGAGTACCACCATCACAAAAAAGTCTTATAAATGTTCTAACTAAAAACGTCTGTACACTCTATACTAGCAAATGAACCTTGCCGAGTCCATTTGCAGTGataaatttatcaaaaactgttaaaaatttcaaaaaaaatcattcgtaatatatatatatatatatgtatatatatatatatatatatatatatatatatatatatatatatatatatatatatatatatatatatatatatatatatatatatatatatatatatatatatatatatatatatatatatatatatatgacgacACAAAACCACATCTAACTGCCAACAAAGGGAAAGAGGGCCACGCTTCTTTTTGAAAGTGTATGAACTCCTTTTCTGGCTGCTGCTTTCATTAACAGCCATGGCAAAAGCAGGACGAGGAAGATTTTACCAAATGCTTAAACTTTCACAAGTCACAACTCACAATTTCCCAAATGGCGCATGT
Proteins encoded in this region:
- the LOC116250176 gene encoding photosystem II repair protein PSB27-H1, chloroplastic; translation: MSTTQSLFTPTSHLKLLPPTTSVTTASTTSASPNHLRPTPASSSRSTRRTLLTTSTAAAAASLLLVLREPPPAHAASDDEYKKETSEVIGKLRTTLGLDRSDPNVASAVAELREASTTWVAKYRREKELLGRSSFRDMYSALNAVSGHYISFGPTAPIPAKRKARILEEVDSAEKALLRGR